The following coding sequences are from one Devosia neptuniae window:
- the hisD gene encoding histidinol dehydrogenase, which translates to MPIRLDSASPDFEQAFVALLGGKRESSQEVGDIVASIIADVRARGDVAVAELTNKFDHAGVTPDTLKFSQDEIDAATARVTPDVMSALQFAHDRIRAHHEKQRPEDHIYTDDLGVTLGTRWTAIDAVGIYVPGGLASYPSSVLMNAVPAKVAGVERIAMVVPTPNGQLASAILAAARIAGVTEIYRIGGAQAIAALAYGTAAIPRVDKVVGPGNAFVATAKRQVFGQVGIDMIAGPSEVLVIADGSANPAWVAADLIAQAEHGAGAQSILVTTEKGLADAVDAEVDRQLSLLPKQTIARQGWDEFGAIITVGSLDEAADLANRIASEHVELALDDPEMILPAIRHAGAIFLGHHTPEAIGDYVGGSNHVLPTARSARFASGLGVLDFMKRTSILRCDPSSLAALREAAVTIAEVEALDGHGRSISIRLNH; encoded by the coding sequence ATGCCGATCCGCCTCGACAGCGCCAGCCCCGATTTCGAGCAAGCCTTTGTCGCTCTGCTCGGCGGCAAGCGTGAAAGCAGCCAGGAAGTGGGCGACATCGTCGCATCCATCATCGCCGACGTGCGCGCGCGCGGCGACGTTGCCGTGGCGGAACTGACCAATAAATTCGACCATGCCGGCGTCACCCCGGACACACTCAAATTCAGCCAGGACGAGATCGACGCCGCCACCGCCCGCGTCACCCCTGACGTCATGAGCGCGCTGCAATTCGCCCATGACCGCATCCGGGCCCACCACGAAAAGCAGCGGCCCGAAGATCACATTTATACCGATGATCTGGGCGTCACCCTGGGCACCCGCTGGACGGCGATCGACGCCGTCGGCATCTATGTGCCGGGGGGGCTGGCCTCCTATCCCTCCTCGGTGCTGATGAATGCGGTGCCCGCCAAGGTTGCCGGCGTCGAGCGCATCGCCATGGTCGTGCCCACGCCCAATGGCCAGCTCGCTTCGGCCATTCTCGCCGCCGCCAGGATTGCCGGCGTCACCGAAATCTACCGGATCGGCGGCGCCCAGGCTATCGCGGCCCTTGCCTATGGCACCGCTGCCATCCCCCGCGTCGACAAGGTCGTCGGCCCCGGCAATGCCTTTGTCGCCACCGCCAAGCGCCAGGTCTTCGGCCAGGTCGGCATCGACATGATCGCCGGCCCCTCCGAAGTCCTGGTCATCGCCGATGGCTCGGCCAACCCCGCCTGGGTTGCCGCTGATCTGATCGCCCAGGCCGAACACGGGGCAGGGGCCCAGTCCATTCTCGTCACCACCGAAAAAGGCCTGGCCGACGCGGTCGACGCCGAGGTCGATCGCCAGCTCTCCCTCCTGCCCAAGCAGACCATTGCCCGCCAGGGCTGGGACGAATTCGGCGCCATTATCACCGTCGGCTCGCTCGATGAAGCGGCGGACCTGGCCAATCGCATCGCCTCCGAACACGTCGAACTGGCGCTCGATGATCCCGAAATGATTCTCCCCGCCATCCGCCATGCCGGCGCGATCTTCCTTGGCCACCACACGCCCGAAGCCATTGGCGATTATGTCGGCGGCTCCAACCACGTGCTGCCCACCGCCCGCTCGGCGCGATTCGCTTCAGGCCTTGGCGTGCTCGACTTCATGAAGCGCACCTCGATCCTGCGCTGCGATCCCAGCTCGCTTGCCGCCTTGCGCGAGGCCGCCGTCACCATTGCCGAAGTGGAAGCCCTTGATGGCCATGGACGGTCCATTTCCATCCGGCTCAATCATTGA
- the infA gene encoding translation initiation factor IF-1, producing MAKEEVLEFPGVVTELLPNATFRVKLENEHEIIAHTAGRMRKNRIRVLAGDKVLCEMTPYDLTKGRITYRFK from the coding sequence ATGGCGAAGGAAGAAGTGCTCGAATTTCCGGGCGTGGTAACTGAATTGCTTCCCAACGCGACCTTCCGGGTCAAGTTGGAAAACGAGCATGAAATCATTGCTCACACCGCTGGCCGCATGCGCAAGAATCGCATCCGTGTGCTGGCTGGCGACAAGGTCCTGTGCGAAATGACGCCCTATGACCTGACCAAGGGTCGCATCACCTACCGCTTTAAGTAA
- a CDS encoding HK97 family phage prohead protease translates to MPSVNGYAALFQNETVIAGEFRERIARGAFSKSLRDADVVALLDHDTGRVIGRKSVGTLTLREDLIGLWVSIDVDNSTPEGQTVLGAVTRQDLKGMSFGFRVRKEEWADGGSRLPLRTLTEIELHEVSVVAFPAYERTSIVLSRSTPQSPRESQANAGRRRAEAAMRRRGIPV, encoded by the coding sequence TTGCCCAGCGTTAACGGTTACGCGGCGCTCTTCCAGAACGAAACAGTCATAGCGGGTGAGTTTCGCGAAAGGATAGCGCGTGGGGCTTTTTCCAAGTCATTGCGGGATGCAGACGTCGTTGCCCTGCTCGATCATGACACTGGACGTGTCATCGGGCGCAAGTCCGTTGGGACGCTCACGTTGCGCGAGGATCTGATCGGGCTCTGGGTGTCCATCGATGTCGATAACTCCACTCCGGAGGGACAGACGGTTTTGGGTGCCGTAACCCGCCAGGATTTGAAGGGCATGAGCTTCGGCTTTAGAGTGCGAAAGGAAGAATGGGCGGACGGTGGGAGCCGCTTGCCGCTCCGCACCCTCACTGAGATTGAACTTCATGAGGTTTCGGTCGTGGCCTTCCCTGCCTACGAACGCACCAGCATAGTGCTGTCGAGATCCACGCCACAAAGTCCTCGTGAGAGCCAAGCCAATGCAGGTCGCCGGCGCGCCGAGGCGGCCATGCGGCGCCGCGGAATCCCCGTATGA
- a CDS encoding tape measure protein has product MSDTIQTLLVSLEARVAGFDREMKRAVGISNKNARSIETRFQAMNRNVSRSFSDFGGAIGKAFAGAAALRGAQQLIDTSIGITNSLKVAGLAGEELNSVYDDLFASAQRNYAPLEALTTLYGRAAAVQDELGASSQDLIKFTDNIAIALRVNGKSAAESSGALMQLGQALGSARVQAEEFNSINEGARPILQAAAAGILEAGGSVAKLKALVNDGKISNQAFFQGIQAGSVILEEKLVGAEASVSNSFIRLQNVLIDTAGKMNEGTSASTILADGLQNLSDGVEEFGAWLEQNGEGVKTFFADVSEAIEATQRASRDLGQASGLSGVGRFIEDLTGLQVSSDYATGSVKRTVDQIERLSGGATDADLAIAAAEQALVNFAANGASGFGELEPVVDDFIQQLLKGRGTAETAAVAIEKIGSAGDFGSLIGQLGGLVDALFSVRSEAVATAAAVAAAQRGETSRTNIESQRAEQLANRPKPAVTVKPITAADYPVVGGSGGRRSGGGGQSPGEKLDDILKKQAEENRLLEEKTALQATLNPLVSDYGFAVEKLRVAQELQSAATAAGIELTPALKATIDELATGYANASVEAEKLAESQEQIKQIAADFGEAGKSAIQGFISDLREGKSAADALSNAMASILDSVIQIGINALLGGFGGGGGLLGALGGLFGFAGGGYTGAGGKNEPAGVVHKGEVVWSQRDISRAGGVGVVEAMRRGMSGYANGGYVGSPGPVIGRPANDNGAMTVRVELDSDMLHAQVVNTAGRVVAAAAPTIVRRANDSAPDVVAQNAARFGS; this is encoded by the coding sequence ATGTCGGACACCATCCAAACGTTGCTGGTTAGCCTAGAGGCACGCGTGGCGGGGTTTGACCGCGAAATGAAACGCGCGGTCGGCATCAGCAACAAAAATGCCAGATCGATCGAGACCCGCTTTCAGGCGATGAACCGCAACGTGTCGCGCAGCTTCAGCGACTTTGGTGGCGCCATCGGCAAGGCGTTCGCTGGTGCCGCCGCACTTCGTGGCGCCCAACAACTGATCGATACCAGCATCGGTATAACGAACAGCTTGAAAGTTGCTGGTCTAGCCGGTGAAGAGCTCAACAGCGTCTACGATGACCTGTTTGCCTCCGCGCAGCGAAACTACGCCCCGCTTGAGGCGCTTACCACCCTGTATGGGCGGGCTGCCGCTGTCCAGGACGAGCTAGGGGCGTCGTCGCAGGACCTCATCAAATTCACTGACAACATCGCCATAGCGCTCCGTGTAAACGGGAAGTCGGCAGCGGAGTCGTCAGGCGCCCTGATGCAACTTGGTCAAGCGCTTGGCTCGGCTAGGGTGCAGGCTGAAGAATTCAACTCGATCAACGAGGGTGCCCGTCCCATCCTTCAGGCCGCTGCGGCGGGTATTCTGGAAGCAGGCGGGTCTGTAGCGAAGCTGAAGGCCCTTGTTAATGACGGAAAGATTTCCAATCAGGCGTTCTTCCAGGGCATCCAGGCCGGCTCCGTTATCCTTGAGGAAAAACTAGTCGGCGCCGAAGCTTCGGTATCGAACTCGTTTATTCGCCTTCAGAATGTTCTGATCGACACTGCTGGCAAGATGAATGAGGGGACGTCGGCTAGCACGATCCTCGCGGACGGCCTTCAGAACTTGTCGGACGGCGTCGAGGAATTTGGCGCATGGCTGGAGCAGAACGGTGAAGGCGTAAAAACGTTCTTCGCTGATGTTTCAGAAGCCATCGAGGCGACGCAGCGCGCATCTCGTGATCTCGGGCAGGCCAGTGGTCTAAGCGGCGTCGGTCGATTTATCGAAGACCTAACCGGGTTGCAGGTGTCTTCGGACTACGCAACGGGCAGCGTCAAGAGAACTGTCGACCAAATCGAACGGCTATCGGGCGGGGCCACGGATGCCGACCTAGCCATCGCTGCTGCCGAACAGGCTCTTGTCAACTTCGCAGCGAACGGCGCCAGCGGATTTGGCGAGCTTGAGCCGGTTGTCGACGACTTCATCCAGCAATTGCTGAAAGGCAGAGGCACAGCCGAAACGGCCGCTGTCGCTATCGAGAAAATCGGCAGCGCGGGCGATTTCGGTTCGCTAATCGGCCAACTCGGCGGTTTGGTGGACGCGTTATTCTCCGTACGGAGCGAAGCGGTTGCTACCGCCGCTGCCGTTGCCGCAGCTCAGCGCGGTGAAACGTCTCGCACGAACATTGAGAGTCAGCGCGCAGAGCAGTTGGCAAATCGGCCAAAACCGGCCGTGACTGTGAAGCCGATTACCGCGGCGGACTACCCCGTAGTTGGTGGCTCCGGTGGCAGACGTTCAGGCGGCGGCGGGCAATCTCCCGGCGAAAAGCTGGATGATATCCTCAAAAAGCAAGCGGAAGAAAACCGTCTGCTCGAGGAAAAGACCGCTCTTCAGGCAACGCTAAACCCGCTGGTCAGTGATTACGGCTTTGCCGTTGAAAAACTGCGGGTTGCGCAGGAATTGCAATCCGCGGCAACTGCGGCGGGTATCGAGCTTACTCCTGCCCTGAAGGCCACGATCGACGAACTGGCTACCGGTTATGCCAACGCCTCTGTCGAGGCTGAAAAGCTCGCCGAAAGCCAAGAGCAGATTAAGCAAATCGCCGCTGACTTCGGTGAAGCTGGCAAATCGGCAATCCAGGGTTTCATCTCTGATCTGCGCGAAGGCAAGTCTGCCGCGGATGCACTCAGCAACGCCATGGCAAGCATTTTGGACTCGGTCATTCAGATCGGGATCAACGCGCTGCTTGGTGGCTTTGGTGGCGGAGGCGGCCTGCTTGGTGCGCTTGGTGGTTTGTTCGGCTTTGCAGGCGGTGGTTACACCGGGGCTGGCGGCAAGAATGAGCCAGCGGGTGTGGTTCATAAAGGTGAAGTCGTCTGGTCTCAGAGAGACATCTCCCGTGCCGGTGGCGTCGGCGTTGTCGAGGCTATGCGTCGTGGAATGTCCGGCTACGCCAACGGTGGTTATGTCGGCTCACCAGGACCGGTGATCGGGCGACCTGCAAACGACAATGGCGCCATGACAGTACGCGTCGAGCTGGATAGCGACATGCTCCACGCCCAGGTCGTCAACACCGCCGGCCGAGTGGTTGCTGCCGCTGCTCCGACCATCGTTCGCCGCGCAAACGACAGTGCGCCTGACGTAGTGGCTCAGAACGCCGCTCGGTTCGGCAGTTAG
- a CDS encoding helix-turn-helix domain-containing protein, with the protein MPEVILFSSCKTVALGIFCGGSWPIRNSTKEMTLDPIYTLAEAAERFRMTKNAVARLARRTGRCSQVGRHLLFSEADLAAIWESMRVAPTKAQETVLGRAEAEMRKRAASFLGGGKRQ; encoded by the coding sequence ATGCCCGAAGTTATACTTTTTAGTTCTTGCAAAACTGTGGCATTGGGGATTTTCTGCGGCGGTTCATGGCCCATTCGGAATTCGACCAAAGAGATGACGCTCGACCCTATTTACACTCTTGCAGAAGCGGCTGAGCGATTTCGAATGACAAAGAATGCGGTGGCTCGCCTAGCGCGGCGCACTGGCCGCTGTTCGCAAGTCGGTCGTCATTTGCTGTTTAGTGAAGCTGACCTAGCAGCGATATGGGAGTCGATGCGCGTCGCTCCGACAAAGGCACAGGAGACCGTCTTAGGTCGCGCAGAGGCGGAGATGCGTAAGCGTGCGGCCAGCTTCCTGGGAGGCGGGAAAAGGCAGTGA
- a CDS encoding Maf-like protein: MASRPELILASASPRRLALLNQIGIEPEHLVPAHVDETPEKGELPRKLAQRLADLKALTAQHKARSAGYGAGALVLAADTVVAVGRRILPKAETMEEASQCLALLSGRAHRVYTALTVLTPSGAKRQRLVETRIRFKRLSTREMEAYLASAEWRDKAGGYAIQGIAGAFVVKLVGSYTGVVGLPLAETASVLAGEGYPVHFNWLNQSALSGV, encoded by the coding sequence ATGGCCAGCCGTCCGGAACTCATCCTGGCTTCCGCCTCGCCGCGGCGTCTTGCCTTGCTCAACCAGATTGGCATCGAGCCCGAGCATCTGGTGCCCGCCCACGTCGATGAAACCCCCGAAAAGGGTGAATTGCCGCGCAAGCTGGCCCAGCGCTTGGCCGATCTGAAGGCTTTGACCGCTCAACACAAGGCGCGCTCCGCCGGCTATGGCGCCGGGGCCCTCGTGTTGGCCGCCGATACGGTGGTTGCCGTTGGCCGCCGCATCCTGCCCAAGGCCGAGACTATGGAAGAGGCATCCCAATGCCTTGCGCTGCTCTCGGGCCGCGCCCATCGCGTCTATACCGCGCTGACCGTTCTGACGCCCTCGGGCGCCAAGCGCCAGCGCCTGGTCGAAACCCGCATCCGCTTCAAGCGCCTCTCCACCCGCGAGATGGAAGCCTATCTGGCCTCAGCAGAATGGCGCGACAAAGCCGGCGGCTACGCCATCCAGGGCATTGCCGGGGCCTTCGTCGTCAAGCTTGTTGGCTCCTATACCGGCGTCGTCGGCCTGCCCCTGGCAGAAACCGCCTCGGTCCTCGCCGGGGAGGGCTATCCGGTTCATTTCAACTGGCTCAACCAATCCGCGCTGTCCGGCGTCTGA
- a CDS encoding helix-turn-helix domain-containing protein, with amino-acid sequence MSILKVSIRQVKAARALLGWSQSTLAMKCGVSEPTIKRLEADDGEGETGGKELGGRAETITAIRNALEGAGIQFINKDDTADGPGVALKQK; translated from the coding sequence ATGTCAATACTAAAAGTATCAATTCGCCAGGTGAAGGCTGCCCGTGCGCTCTTGGGATGGTCACAATCGACGCTGGCGATGAAGTGCGGCGTATCTGAGCCGACTATCAAGCGGCTGGAGGCGGATGACGGAGAAGGCGAAACGGGCGGCAAGGAATTGGGCGGACGGGCAGAAACCATTACCGCTATCCGCAATGCGCTCGAGGGCGCTGGCATCCAGTTCATAAACAAAGATGATACGGCCGACGGACCAGGAGTGGCCCTGAAGCAAAAATGA
- a CDS encoding YegP family protein, producing the protein MTDRPYPSFLIYKDNKGEYRWRYQASNAKIIADSGEGYVKKADCERGIELVQGSNSSPVWVTVDAK; encoded by the coding sequence ATGACCGACCGCCCGTACCCGTCGTTCCTGATCTATAAGGACAACAAGGGTGAGTACCGCTGGCGCTATCAGGCATCGAACGCGAAGATCATCGCCGATAGCGGCGAGGGCTACGTGAAGAAGGCAGATTGTGAGCGTGGCATCGAGCTCGTCCAAGGCTCGAACAGCAGCCCGGTTTGGGTTACGGTTGACGCCAAGTAG
- a CDS encoding AAA family ATPase, whose product MTSYTQLEPEDWSAQLARIDWTGGRARAASLVKAQPKAPVPPRHGTPLLPHTPIAANDNDAVFLEPSEWQGLPVPTRQWFVEGLIPSRTVTILSGDGGLGKSLLALQLGVASAIGESTMGLTPASGRVLYVGAEDEVDEFHRRLFDIIKSHDTCFDALRDNFLLLPLAERDATLAAPDIRSKMQPTALMHQLRDRMDIFRPGLLVLDTSADLFGGDEIKRSQVRQFVAMLRAIAIQVDCAVLLLSHPSVSGMQSGSGTSGSTAWNNSVRSRLYLTAPNGEDADPDARVLTSMKSNYGRAGDALKLRWQDGIFIVDDGSTNANPALGILNKSDERAFLTMLSKFNQQGQRVGASTGTSYAPAKMAKHPDAKGTTKQRLERAMQRLLEASEIQLVWDGPPSRQRQRLVVTAENFSADQAASTA is encoded by the coding sequence ATGACGTCCTACACGCAGCTTGAGCCTGAAGACTGGAGCGCCCAACTCGCGCGGATCGATTGGACCGGAGGACGCGCTCGGGCCGCGTCGTTGGTAAAAGCGCAGCCGAAGGCACCGGTGCCGCCGAGGCATGGGACACCGCTCCTGCCCCACACCCCAATTGCCGCCAACGACAATGACGCTGTCTTTCTTGAACCATCAGAGTGGCAGGGCCTCCCGGTCCCTACGCGGCAATGGTTCGTCGAGGGCCTGATACCCAGCCGCACCGTCACTATACTCTCGGGCGATGGTGGCCTCGGCAAGTCGCTCCTGGCCCTCCAACTGGGCGTTGCATCAGCCATTGGCGAATCCACAATGGGCCTGACGCCAGCATCGGGACGGGTGCTCTACGTCGGAGCTGAGGATGAGGTGGACGAATTTCACCGGCGGCTCTTCGACATCATCAAGTCGCACGACACGTGTTTTGACGCCCTTCGCGATAACTTCCTACTGCTTCCCCTAGCAGAGCGTGACGCCACACTTGCGGCGCCGGATATCCGCAGCAAGATGCAGCCCACAGCGCTGATGCACCAGCTTCGCGATCGGATGGACATCTTCCGACCAGGGCTGCTTGTGCTGGATACTTCGGCCGACCTGTTTGGCGGCGACGAGATAAAGCGAAGCCAGGTGCGCCAGTTTGTGGCGATGCTCCGCGCGATTGCCATTCAGGTCGATTGCGCCGTCCTCCTGCTGAGCCACCCGTCGGTTTCAGGCATGCAGTCCGGTAGTGGCACATCGGGCTCCACGGCCTGGAACAACAGCGTCAGGTCACGGCTCTATCTCACCGCACCAAATGGCGAAGATGCAGATCCTGATGCACGTGTCCTCACGTCGATGAAGAGCAACTACGGACGCGCCGGCGATGCGTTGAAGCTCCGCTGGCAAGACGGCATCTTCATTGTCGATGATGGGTCCACAAACGCAAATCCAGCCCTTGGCATCCTAAACAAGAGCGACGAACGAGCGTTTCTCACCATGCTGTCCAAGTTCAACCAGCAGGGCCAGCGCGTCGGCGCGTCTACCGGCACAAGCTATGCGCCGGCGAAGATGGCCAAGCATCCGGACGCGAAGGGGACGACGAAACAGCGACTTGAACGGGCTATGCAACGCCTACTCGAGGCCAGTGAAATCCAGCTGGTATGGGATGGACCACCATCGCGACAACGCCAACGATTGGTCGTCACGGCGGAGAATTTCAGTGCCGATCAGGCGGCTTCCACCGCATAG
- the yacG gene encoding DNA gyrase inhibitor YacG has product MAKVPVKTCPICGKPAVEKYRPFCSARCADVDLNRWFTGSYVIPARDDEPVNDTSIPGADEDDNI; this is encoded by the coding sequence ATGGCTAAGGTCCCCGTCAAAACCTGCCCCATTTGCGGCAAGCCTGCGGTCGAAAAATACCGCCCCTTCTGCTCCGCCCGCTGCGCCGATGTCGATCTCAATCGCTGGTTCACCGGCAGCTACGTCATCCCCGCCCGCGATGACGAGCCGGTCAATGACACCTCCATCCCCGGCGCCGACGAAGACGACAATATTTAG
- a CDS encoding methyl-accepting chemotaxis protein produces MNFRSLSVKTAILSGLALAIVFAIGIFVLVQQVGQTIDRQTRAYQAASTASVADEVAASLSAAAATADGVVTALESLKEARTASRSVYGALLEHTLERNPSLLGVWSGWEPNALDGRDVDFANRPGHDATGRYIPYWNRGSGEIVNEALTGYDDPVAGAYYQRPKAEGRMVAIDPYLYAVGGKDVLIMSFGAPIMVGGTYMGTGGVDLSLAEVNARLAEIKPMGTGTVTVLTAAGMVVAHPDASLIGQTLPASDPLAGLVATALANGSAESDLTAADGTALRGVAVPFAVGGTLDQWVVVSSVPLATLTATQTETQFTIIGLAAVCVLIACLVMFALIRTMIGKPLGTLGATVDAVAGGDYHSEIKGTERADEIGTLARAVEIFRDNGLKISQMTEEERAAVIQRRVERTDMMVALQAAFGEVVDAAIAGDFSKRVHAQFPDAELNALAGSVNALVETVDRGLGETGAVLAAMADTDLTRRMQGNYSGAFAKLRDDTNAVTDRLTEIVGGAKAISGTLRAATSEILSGANDLSERTTKQAATIEETSAAMEQLASTVAENAKMAEAASTKAQTVSTSAAQSGHTMDQANAAMERITEASSKISNIIGMIDDIAFQTNLLALNASVEAARAGDAGKGFAVVAVEVRRLAQSAASASADVKHLVEQSASEVRGGTKLVSNAAEQLASMLAAVDENARLMQAIAKSSLEQAAAIGQVNVAVRTLDEMTQHNAALVEEMNAAIEQSENQASQLDMAVDVFTLEPSSVEAPQAKPRRAAPPTTIERVRSASQSYLSQGSAAIAKDWSEF; encoded by the coding sequence ATGAATTTTCGCTCTCTGTCGGTCAAGACTGCCATTCTGAGCGGATTGGCGCTCGCCATCGTCTTTGCCATCGGCATTTTCGTGCTGGTCCAGCAGGTGGGCCAGACCATCGACCGGCAGACCCGCGCCTATCAGGCTGCCAGCACCGCCAGCGTCGCCGATGAGGTAGCGGCCAGCCTTTCTGCTGCGGCGGCGACGGCCGATGGCGTGGTGACGGCGCTCGAATCCCTCAAGGAAGCCCGCACCGCCAGCCGCTCGGTCTATGGCGCACTGCTCGAGCACACGCTCGAACGTAACCCTTCCCTGCTTGGCGTGTGGTCGGGCTGGGAGCCCAATGCACTGGACGGTCGCGATGTCGATTTCGCCAATCGTCCCGGCCATGACGCCACCGGCCGCTACATCCCCTATTGGAACCGCGGCAGTGGCGAGATCGTCAACGAGGCCCTGACCGGCTATGACGATCCGGTCGCCGGCGCCTATTACCAGCGCCCCAAGGCCGAAGGCCGCATGGTGGCGATCGATCCCTATCTTTATGCCGTGGGCGGCAAGGACGTGCTGATCATGTCCTTCGGCGCGCCGATCATGGTGGGTGGCACCTATATGGGCACGGGCGGTGTCGATCTGTCGCTGGCCGAGGTCAATGCCCGCCTCGCCGAAATCAAGCCCATGGGCACCGGTACCGTGACGGTGCTGACCGCCGCCGGCATGGTTGTCGCCCATCCCGACGCGAGCCTGATCGGTCAGACACTGCCGGCCTCCGATCCACTGGCCGGTCTGGTCGCGACCGCGCTCGCCAATGGCAGTGCCGAGTCCGACCTGACTGCTGCCGATGGCACCGCCTTGCGCGGCGTCGCCGTTCCCTTCGCCGTAGGCGGCACGCTTGATCAATGGGTCGTGGTTTCCAGTGTGCCGCTCGCTACCCTCACCGCGACGCAGACCGAAACCCAGTTCACCATTATCGGCCTCGCCGCTGTCTGCGTACTGATCGCGTGCCTCGTAATGTTCGCCCTGATCCGCACCATGATCGGCAAGCCCCTCGGCACGCTCGGCGCCACCGTCGATGCCGTCGCCGGCGGCGATTATCACAGCGAGATCAAAGGTACTGAGCGCGCCGACGAAATCGGCACGCTGGCTCGCGCCGTCGAGATTTTCCGCGATAACGGCCTCAAGATCAGCCAGATGACCGAGGAAGAACGCGCCGCCGTGATCCAGCGCCGCGTCGAGCGCACCGACATGATGGTGGCGCTACAAGCCGCCTTTGGCGAAGTGGTCGATGCCGCCATTGCGGGGGATTTCTCCAAGCGCGTGCACGCCCAGTTCCCCGATGCCGAACTCAACGCCTTGGCCGGCAGCGTCAATGCCTTGGTCGAAACCGTCGATCGCGGCCTCGGCGAAACCGGCGCCGTGCTTGCCGCCATGGCCGATACCGATCTCACCCGCCGCATGCAGGGCAATTACAGCGGCGCCTTCGCCAAGCTGCGCGACGACACCAATGCAGTAACCGACAGGCTCACCGAGATTGTCGGCGGCGCCAAGGCCATCTCGGGCACCTTGCGCGCTGCCACCAGCGAAATCCTGTCCGGCGCCAACGATCTGTCCGAACGCACCACCAAGCAGGCCGCGACGATCGAGGAAACCTCGGCCGCCATGGAGCAGCTTGCATCCACCGTTGCCGAAAATGCCAAAATGGCCGAGGCCGCCAGCACCAAGGCCCAGACCGTCTCGACCAGCGCCGCGCAAAGCGGCCACACCATGGATCAGGCCAATGCCGCCATGGAGCGGATCACCGAGGCCTCGTCCAAGATTTCCAACATTATCGGCATGATCGACGACATTGCCTTCCAGACCAATCTGCTGGCCCTCAATGCCTCGGTCGAGGCCGCACGGGCAGGGGATGCCGGCAAGGGCTTTGCCGTGGTGGCGGTCGAAGTGCGGCGCCTGGCCCAATCGGCGGCCTCTGCCTCGGCCGACGTCAAGCATCTGGTCGAGCAAAGCGCCAGCGAAGTGCGCGGCGGCACCAAGCTCGTCTCCAACGCCGCCGAGCAATTGGCGTCCATGCTGGCCGCGGTCGACGAAAACGCCCGCCTCATGCAGGCCATCGCCAAGTCGAGCCTCGAACAGGCCGCCGCCATCGGCCAGGTCAATGTCGCCGTGCGCACCCTCGACGAAATGACCCAGCACAATGCCGCGCTGGTCGAGGAAATGAACGCCGCCATCGAGCAGAGCGAAAACCAGGCCAGCCAACTCGACATGGCCGTCGACGTGTTTACACTCGAACCCAGCAGTGTTGAAGCGCCCCAAGCCAAACCCCGCCGCGCCGCACCACCAACCACCATCGAACGCGTCCGCTCCGCCTCGCAGTCCTATTTGAGCCAAGGCAGCGCAGCCATCGCCAAGGATTGGTCGGAGTTCTAG
- a CDS encoding arsenate reductase/protein-tyrosine-phosphatase family protein: protein MNSVRSPIAAALARQAFPGRIIARSVGVNGGKADQFVHEVMEEIGIDMSVHTPHILDELVANRFDLVITLSDDAPEAVARKGLEAGAVEQWQVADPSLVEGSRELILQAYRDLRDSLRKRVRTRLEPLVSGALPAKVDTTFAVRKGDQN from the coding sequence ATGAATTCGGTGCGCTCGCCCATTGCGGCGGCCCTCGCGCGCCAGGCGTTTCCTGGCCGTATCATTGCCCGCTCGGTGGGCGTCAACGGCGGCAAGGCCGATCAGTTCGTCCATGAGGTCATGGAAGAGATCGGCATTGATATGAGCGTGCACACGCCCCATATCCTGGATGAACTGGTTGCCAACCGTTTCGATCTCGTCATCACCCTTTCCGACGATGCTCCCGAAGCCGTGGCCCGCAAGGGTCTCGAGGCCGGTGCGGTTGAGCAATGGCAGGTGGCCGATCCTTCGCTTGTGGAGGGCAGCCGCGAGCTGATTTTGCAGGCCTATCGCGATCTGCGCGATAGCCTGCGCAAGCGCGTGCGCACGCGCTTGGAACCATTGGTTTCAGGAGCGCTTCCAGCAAAAGTAGACACCACTTTTGCGGTTCGGAAGGGCGACCAGAACTGA